The Anas platyrhynchos isolate ZD024472 breed Pekin duck chromosome 32, IASCAAS_PekinDuck_T2T, whole genome shotgun sequence genomic sequence GGTGCTGGGCTGGTTTCTGAGGAGCAGTAGGGGTGCCCTGACATCTTTGTGCCACCAGCACCttctcagagctgctgggctggctgggggACTCTGCATGTGACTGCCTTAGGGATGAGGTGGGCATGGAAGTGCCAGAGggctctgggaactcacaggtcTCCTTGGTTGCTCCAGGATTTGTGCGGCTGGTcggaggggacagcccctgctCAGGAAGTCTGGAGGTCTACGACAGGGAccagtggaaagctgtctgtcacTCCCACTTTGGTGCCAAAGCTGCCGAGGTGGTGTGCAGGGATCTGCAgtgtggcacagccctgtctgtccatggggcagctcagctgggagaaggggccggtcctgtctgggacagagagctgcagtgtgtggggaATGAATCTGTCCTCTCCTTCTGCCCCACGGGGGCCCCCAAGGACAAggcctgcacccacagcaatgGCACTCATGTCACCTGCACACGTAAGGACTTGGGGTGGGATGGTGCCCACGGGGGCTATGGTgggggcaggagagcagggtgggcactgggctgtgctgggtcaGGGACAGGTGGGGTGAGGTGGTGGTCTGCAGCCCTAAAATtagagtgctgcaggaggagaaaggcacgctgtccctttggcctctcctgcagctcctgtgggagCAAGAGCACAAATGTGGCCTCTCTCATCCTCCTTTGTCCCCAGAGTACACAGGGTTCAGGCTggtgaatggcagcacagcgtgtgagggcagggtggaggtcgaggtgctggggacatgggggacccTCTGTGCCTCCCGCTGGGACCTCTCGGACGCCCAAGTTCTCTGTCGGCACCtcggctgtggctttgctgagtCCATTCCTGGAGGAGGGCATTTTGGGAGAGGAACCGGCCCCGTCTGGAGAGACTCGTTCCACTGTGACGGGACTGAAGCccacctggggcagtgcccggtgactgccctgggggcctcgccgtgctcccaggagaacgctgctgctgtcatttgctcaggtgagtgctgggcagtgctgcaaaGTCCATTTGCCCCTGGTGTGTGACACGGCCACCCACAGCTGGGGACCCCACGGCAGTGCCTTGCTGAATTTCTCCTCTCACCAGGCCCGGCTCGCCACATGTCTGTACGGCTGGTGGGTGGAGGTAGCCGGTGCGACGGGCGCGTGGAGGTCTTCCAGCacgggacgtggggcagagtcctggatgagcagtgggacatgcaggaggccagcgtggtgtgccggcagctgcagtgcggagaggcagaggcagcctacACCCCCGTGAGGGCCGAGCGAGGACGAggacctgtggggctgcgtggggtgTGGTGTGCAGGGCACGAGGCTGACCTGAGTCTCTGCAACACCTCCCTGCCTGAGagcacacaggcagcagggatCATGGAGGACGTGGGGGTCGTGTGCCGGGGTGAGTGGTGCTGCACGTCCCCCAGGTGTGGGTCCCGGagggcagccagcccctgagcaTCGGGGTTCTTCCCGCTGCAGGGAGCCGGCAGGTCCGGCTGGTggacggggccgggcgctgTGCCGGGAGAGTGGAGATCTACTACCAGGGGCGCTGGGGCACCGTCTGCGACGACGCCTGGGACCTGGCCGACGCCGTCGTCTTTTGCCGCCAGCTGGGCTGCGGAGGGGCCCTGGAGGCAGCCGGCTCTGCTCGGTTTGGGGAGGGCTCCGGGCAGATCTGGCTGGATGGCGTCAACTGCTCCGGGGCCgaagctgctctctgggactgccctgccgaggcctgggggcagcacgaCTGCAGGCACAAGGAGGACGCAGGAGTCATCTGCTCAGGTCTGTGCtgggagtggggctgggagctggggacagTGAGGCTGGGGTGAGGGCAGAGCCAGGTAGGGCCAAGGCCCTCAGTGGCTGACATCCAAGGACGTCCCTGGggcctttcctccttccagagTTCACGGCCCTGAGACTGGAGAACAGCGACGGCTGCTCTGGGCGCCTGCAGGTTTTCTACAACGGGACATGGGGCAGCGTTTGctccaactccatgaccaccGAGACGGTGTCactggtgtgcaaggagctTGGTTGCGGGAATGAGGGGGAACAGGAAACAGATTCTAACTATGCCAAGCTGTCTGGCACTGCATGGCTGGATCGCGTGGAGTGTGGGAAgagcaacagctccttctggcagtGTCCCTCCGCTCCCTGGGATCCACAGTCATGTACTGACCGCCGAGATGAGGCCAATATCACCTGCAATGGTAAATCTGAGCCATCAAGGCACCAGGTCCTGTTCCCCACTGGGTatggtgaaatgcagagaaggaacCCAGAGGGGCTTTGACTTCCTGCATTAGACCCtgttgctgctggtggcacAAAGGTGACTTCAGCTCTCAGAGCCGCCCATGTCCACCAGCAGCAGTCAACAGCcgggctcccagcagctccctgggggaTGCAGAGGCAACTCCAGGCAAGGTCtgagaggagaccatgcagggcTTTCAGGAGTCCCCCCTCctgggacagcctcctgctgctctgtgaacCAGGGACCCTGTGGGGCCGAGCACTTGGGTCCCCTCTGCAGTGCCGTGTGTGTCCCCTGAGTGAACAgggttctgctgctgccctgacccaggCAGCATGGGGACGTGTGAGCAGAGgtcagctctgctctcttctgcaCGACCCCCAGAACAACCCTTTTCAGCccaacttctctttcctttgggaCATGGACAGAAAGGCCGCAGGTGGCTGCATGCCCCAACTCCACCAGCTGCACAGGTAGGGAGCTGCCCCTGCACGTGCCCCCCTCACCTGGCAGGGCTGTCCCAGCTGTCCCGGTGCCATGGGACATTGCTGCCTCCCCAGACAGGGAGAAGATCCGCACCGTGGGAGGCAAGGACGGCTGCTCGGGCAGAGTGGAgatctggcactgcagcacctgGGGGACGCTGTGTGACAATGCCTGGGACATGCGGGATGCCGAGGTGgcgtgcaggcagctgggctgtggcccCGCGCTCTATGCcctgggccaggctgctgctggagaggggacGGGCCCCATGTGGCTGATGGAGTGCAGGGGGACGGAGctgtctctgcaggactgctgggcCCAGCCAGGGGACAGCGGTGCCTGCCAGCATAAGGCAGATGCGGCTGTGCATTGCTCAGgtgagcagtggggctgggagacatGGCTGGGGGCTTGGCAAGGAGCTGGCTTGGGCATCTGCCCTGCTGGATCCAGGCATGGCCCCGCTGCTGGCCTGAGCAAGGGTGTCCCTGCAGAGTGGGAGGCTGGTGGTGGGTGGGGAGCagcctctgtggggctggatgtGCCAGCActttccctgggctgcctgcactgTCCTGTGAGCAGCCcagagcagtggtgctgggcccTGTCCCTGgcaccctgcccagccccacaggagGGACAATTCAGGTGGCACATGCTGGGGTCATTTGCCAGGGAGGCTGCCTggtgccacagccccagcctctcagcccagctctccttctgctcccctgcagctgcacccagGACAGCAACATTACCCCCACAAGCAGGTAAGCTGTCCTTCTCCTGGGGCTGGGTCTGAACATGGCCGAGCTGTGACCCAcagccaggggaaggggctcCTTGCTGGGCTGTGAAATTGAGGGAGTTGGGAGAAGTCTGTGATGAGGGGAGTTGGGGTTGGAGCAGGGTGGGAGCTGCCCCAtcacccagccctgtcccccccagcccctcctgccttGTGTGGTAAGCAGTGGCATGTCCTGCCCCCGACCTCTCCCTTGCTGCCCCTGCCATGTTCCTGCCCATGCAGATCCCCCACGGGGCTGTCCAACCACCAGCAGTGAGAGACTCCCGGTGCCTGTCGTCATCTGCATCATCCTGGGggccctcctctgcctgctcctggccctcctggctgggcaAGTGCGAAGCGCCAGGGCTCGGCACAGAGGTGGGTCCTTCCCCAGTGGTCCTCCTGGCAGGGCTGAAGGTGTTGGTGTCCTGGGGCACAGAAACAGAGCcgtgtgctgcctcctgccccatgtGCTGCCCCACTGACTGACAGACCATGGGGCACCAGCAGAAAGAGATGGAGAGAGCCCAGAGCCTGAGGCATCCGTTCTGGggtgagaagagaaatgtgagagctgggctgggtgagAAGGGGAGGatgcactgctggcagtgctctgggcagctgtggcaggaggagcaTGGGGCAGTGGAGTCCATCACCGTTGTATCAGCCACCCCCCAACAGGGCACGGGCTGTGCTATTGCTCTGTGGGGCAGAGATGGAGCAGCTCCATGAGAAGGGGAAATGAGGGAATTGGTGCAGGGTCTGCACTGGGACATGACCCAGGGACCAAAGGGGCACAAGGGCTGTCTCCAGATACGAGGCTGATGCTGCCCCAAACCATCCCATGGGGatgctgccctccctggggatgTGGCCTCAGTGCCAACACAACacagtggggctgtgctgtggggacagccctgtgctggcctagggaatggggctgggggagcccagtGGGGtcctgtccctctctgcccattcccagaccagccctgcctctgtccccaggctccgggagagctggggagccctTCCCTGAGGCCGTGTACGAGGAGATCGCTTACAGCCTGGCGTGGGAGAAGCAGCCGAGGTTCAGTCTCTCAGGTGGGTGCAGGTAACCTGCGGGGGCACATCTGCTGTGTCCATTCTCCCTGTCTCAGaccagggctgtgccctgcagctcctgcccatggTCCCTGAAATGGTTGGACCATGGGGTCTGTGGGAGAGCATCCAGGTGTTGGCCCCCACAGAGGAGCTTCCTCCacaccagctctgcccatcccagaggggacagcccctctctgcttctccctgAACCAAGGAATATGTGAAGGGCTTTCCCAGGGCAGCTGTTGGAGTCCCTCTGAGAATTGTCTCTTTGCAAGGAACTGGTCTCCTCCCCATGCACTCCCAGCTCTGTGGGtgcccatccccagcagtgctgaccaccagtcagggcagcagggctcatcccacagcacccactgcagctctctgcaggctCCTTTTCAGAGGGGTCCGTGACCCAGCTTCAGCCCTACCCCAGGCACATGAGCAGGAGGATGGTCTGGGGCCACACCCAGGGATAAGaggtcggggaggggggagaagaaaggtctccatttctcctccctgcagacagaccAGACAGACAGCAGTGGCCACCGAGTCTTATCAACAGAGCTGGAAGCATGAATGCTCTGCTGTGACCctgacaccagcagcatgtcagccctgtgtccccacacaccctcccatcctctgctctgcaggacatctcttctcattgccaccaccttccctctcctttcagatGTCCCTGTCCTGCCCGGAGGTTATCCAGCAGATGgctatgatgatgctggggAGGTTTCTGACCCTGGGGAGGATCCTGTCCCTGGGCAGAGGGACTGGGAAGTGCCCAGGACACCAGAGGAAGGAGATGGGCTGAGGCATGCAGCCACAGGTGAGAGGGCAATGCAACACTGCCACTTCCTAGATGCCAACCCCAGGCCTAGGAGAATCCATGCCATATTGAAAGCCTGACCTTCTCCACATGGAGAACCTGTCCTGGGGTATTTTGTGGGGGCTGGGAGAATGGGCCGAGTGTCTCAGGCTGGTGAGAATGAGGAAGGTGATATACAGCCCGAAGGGGCACCCCACAGGCCcaaccacagcagcctgccttgatGCTTACAGGGGGAAGCCTGCACTCCTGGAGACGTGCTGGGGACCCTGGAGCTGATGGAGACACCTCGTCACCTTTCCTGGGGACCACAGGCTATGACGATGTTGAAGAGGTGTCTCTGGCATATCCCCATGAGGACACCCAGGATGTGACACCAGAGTCCCATGCACAAGAGTTCCAGAGCCCcaggccagcagagcccagccctgctgagcagctgggtgcagctgggagggaggagagctcaGTGCCACTGGGAGAGCCGTGAGTGCCAGGGAATGGTCTCCCTTTTCCAGCAGTCAGCAGACGCACATGGGTATTTCCCCTCTTGCTATTCCCCTGTTTTTATGCTGTGTGTTGGTATTTCCTCATATTAAaaccctctgggggctttgcccCAGGTCCAGTGCTTCCCTGCCCAGGTGTCATGGTGTCTCCCTGAGGCTGATGGAGGGGAGAAGAGCTCAAAAATCCAGCAGTTGGGAAGGGGCACATCTTAGAGCCAGCAGGATCGTGGTCTTGCTGTGGTGTTGACAGAGCCCCTGGTCCCTGGACACTATTCCTACtgacagaaacatttctgtccTGCCAGCCACAGGCAGTTTCCAGACAAAGTGGATCTTTGGGAAGTTCCATGAGACACTCACTGGCATTTCCCACCCTCTGCTGCCTTGGGCCCCCATGGAGGCCAAGGAtgcctgcccagcacccatgggcagAGATACCTCAGCTGCAAGACTTGAACAGGGAGATGTCTTGGACCCTTGGGCAGGACTTGGCACCAGCTCCTGCTAGTGGGTCCCCACAGCCCTCAAGCTCTTCCCCAACAGGCtcttctgctgcaggctgggaagtGCTTTTGGTAGTGGGATGGTGGGCTGGAACACTTATTGGAGCATCTATTTAATCCCTTTGGGTCATCTCTCCTGGCTGTGTATAGTCTCCTTTGGGTGAAGAACTGTCTGGAGGGCCATGGAAGCCCAGCgggttgtggttaatggagTTAAGTCCAGTTGGCGTCCCGTTACTAGTGGCATCACCCAGGGGTTGGTACTGGGGCCTATCTTGTTTAATACCATTATTAATGACctagatgaggggattgagtgtaccctcagtatgTTTGCAGACGATGGCCTGAGCAGccattcctgcagcctctgcccatgctgcccacagccccccagctggtggtgctgctctgtagagcaagggggctgtggtgagTGGAGCCGTGGGGGCACTCTGAAGGGCCGTGTTGGTCaggctggggaggcagagccagctggtggGGGGCACTGCCACTGACTGCCTCCCACACAAGTGGTTCCTTGGCCATGGATAGCCGGCACAGATAGGCGGCcttcttcagagtcagagaCTCATGGAATActctgagctggaagggacccacaagggtgACCCACTTCCCATATCAGGTGATGCAC encodes the following:
- the LOC119715446 gene encoding antigen WC1.1-like, producing the protein MEVPEGSGNSQVSLVAPGFVRLVGGDSPCSGSLEVYDRDQWKAVCHSHFGAKAAEVVCRDLQCGTALSVHGAAQLGEGAGPVWDRELQCVGNESVLSFCPTGAPKDKACTHSNGTHVTCTQYTGFRLVNGSTACEGRVEVEVLGTWGTLCASRWDLSDAQVLCRHLGCGFAESIPGGGHFGRGTGPVWRDSFHCDGTEAHLGQCPVTALGASPCSQENAAAVICSGPARHMSVRLVGGGSRCDGRVEVFQHGTWGRVLDEQWDMQEASVVCRQLQCGEAEAAYTPVRAERGRGPVGLRGVWCAGHEADLSLCNTSLPESTQAAGIMEDVGVVCRGSRQVRLVDGAGRCAGRVEIYYQGRWGTVCDDAWDLADAVVFCRQLGCGGALEAAGSARFGEGSGQIWLDGVNCSGAEAALWDCPAEAWGQHDCRHKEDAGVICSEFTALRLENSDGCSGRLQVFYNGTWGSVCSNSMTTETVSLVCKELGCGNEGEQETDSNYAKLSGTAWLDRVECGKSNSSFWQCPSAPWDPQSCTDRRDEANITCNGKSEPSRHQVAACPNSTSCTDREKIRTVGGKDGCSGRVEIWHCSTWGTLCDNAWDMRDAEVACRQLGCGPALYALGQAAAGEGTGPMWLMECRGTELSLQDCWAQPGDSGACQHKADAAVHCSAAPRTATLPPQADPPRGCPTTSSERLPVPVVICIILGALLCLLLALLAGQVRSARARHRGSGRAGEPFPEAVYEEIAYSLAWEKQPRFSLSDVPVLPGGYPADGYDDAGEVSDPGEDPVPGQRDWEVPRTPEEGDGLRHAATGSRRVRLVDGAGRCAGRVEIYYQGRWGTVCDDAWDLADAAVVCRQLGCGGALEAAEFTALRLENSDGCSGRLQVFYNGTWGSVCSNSMTTETVSLVCKELGCGNEGDLETDSNYAKLSGTAWLDYVECGKSNSSFWQCPSAPWDAQSCDDSREETHITCNGKSEPSRHQVLFPTGYGEMQRRNPEGL